A window from Osmia lignaria lignaria isolate PbOS001 chromosome 8, iyOsmLign1, whole genome shotgun sequence encodes these proteins:
- the Ada3 gene encoding transcriptional adaptor 3: protein MSGKGKQSSKKAIVKVRESGKSSTLVQSSTLNSDTSTESTETTLSLPILKIADNSRLLPRYSSILQRTAEEGVGMEDLDTLQLELEMLLSSVVVRHRMLQEEIANLSSAEERRDKRSKSGKGLSLLDKKVREEKFKPKEVNAKTQSPLPAKLFKQKAIASTNSQVIPNVHEISRIEGSKSESPKLLLPKNDTPNKFWASVDPYCTDIMPDDIKLLEELIATHSDVSDFKKIPPLGRHYSLMWAHSDLLQEEDAANPNRDKKKNRSDVSLLVAKNDRKAHSIAGPLTQRLVSALLEENVYVANNNADNKLFRDSDPPVLRDLTIQNSINLELRMHKELVEQGILEPDAQKKCQEDDEILAEIKRCQQELTALSNHNVTQLKRLLNLAQEESKRQALKRKISTADNEVIEHYKKLMLSKQRKVPLTKKEQDKAWACLRERENLLDQLNMLPHNNVGEPIGFGTTTN from the coding sequence ATGTCAGGTAAAGGAAAACAAAGTTCTAAGAAAGCTATTGTTAAAGTGAGAGAATCTGGGAAGTCCTCTACGCTTGTACAATCTTCAACGCTTAATTCAGATACAAGTACAGAGAGCACAGAGACTACATTGTCCTTACCAATTTTAAAAATTGCCGATAACAGCAGGCTTCTTCCAAGGTACAGTAGCATTCTGCAACGCACCGCGGAAGAAGGCGTGGGTATGGAAGACCTCGATACGTTGCAATTAGAGTTAGAAATGCTTCTCTCATCGGTGGTTGTAAGACATCGTATGCTTCAAGAGGAAATAGCAAATTTATCTTCAGCGGAAGAACGTAGAGATAAAAGGTCTAAAAGTGGGAAAGGTCTTTCTcttctcgacaaaaaagtcagagaagaaaaattcaaaCCGAAAGAAGTCAATGCGAAAACACAGTCACCTCTTCCAGCAAAACTGTTTAAACAGAAAGCTATTGCCAGTACGAATTCTCAAGTCATTCCAAATGTACATGAAATTTCAAGAATCGAAGGTTCCAAGTCAGAATCACCAAAGTTACTATTACCAAAAAATGACACCCCCAATAAATTTTGGGCATCCGTCGATCCGTATTGTACAGACATTATGCCCgatgatattaaattattagaagAATTAATCGCCACTCATAGCGATGTTAGCGACTTCAAAAAGATTCCTCCGTTGGGTCGGCATTACAGTTTAATGTGGGCGCACAGTGATTTGCTGCAAGAAGAGGATGCGGCAAACCCAAACAGGGATAAGAAGAAGAATCGTTCAGACGTGTCCCTTTTGGTAGCAAAGAATGATAGGAAAGCTCATAGTATAGCGGGGCCTCTTACTCAAAGACTGGTATCTGCTTTGCTAGAGGAGAATGTTTACGTAGCGAATAATAATGCGGATAATAAGCTATTCAGGGACAGCGATCCCCCTGTCTTAAGAGATCTTACTATTCAAAATTCCATTAATTTAGAATTAAGGATGCATAAAGAGCTCGTAGAGCAAGGAATTTTAGAACCGGATGCACAAAAGAAGTGTCAGGAAGACGATGAAATTCTAGCAGAAATTAAAAGATGTCAGCAAGAACTTACTGCGCTTTCTAATCACAACGTTACACAGTTGAAGAGGCTGCTGAATTTAGCCCAAGAGGAGAGCAAGCGACAagcgttgaaaagaaaaataagcacTGCTGACAACGAAGTGATAGAACATTACAAAAAACTTATGTTATCGAAACAAAGAAAAGTACCATTAACAAAGAAGGAACAAGACAAGGCATGGGCGTGTCTTAGGGAAAGAGAAAATCTGTTAGATCAACTGAATATGTTACCGCATAATAATGTAGGAGAACCTATAGGTTTTGGCACTactacaaattaa